A genomic region of Brevibacillus sp. JNUCC-41 contains the following coding sequences:
- a CDS encoding YdcF family protein: MLNERNIKRGKTLKSAMKLGVMSVVILLGYFGFLHMKIQESIHQQIPENADYLIILGARVKGSVPSLSLQYRIDKAAEYLKANKHTVAIVSGGKGPGEDISEAKAMQQGLIAQGIEEARIMMEDKSTTTHENIVFSKELIPDTAASGLIVSNDFHIYRAVEIARKEGLDLKGMPAKTPKVSLLKSYTREYLAITNYYLTELIGR, translated from the coding sequence ATGTTAAATGAAAGGAACATAAAGCGGGGAAAAACCTTGAAAAGCGCGATGAAATTAGGCGTAATGAGTGTTGTTATATTACTGGGGTATTTTGGTTTTTTACACATGAAAATTCAAGAAAGCATTCACCAGCAAATTCCTGAAAATGCCGATTACCTCATTATTCTTGGAGCAAGGGTCAAAGGTTCGGTTCCATCATTATCCTTACAATACCGGATTGATAAGGCTGCAGAATATTTAAAGGCCAATAAACATACGGTGGCCATTGTATCTGGCGGCAAAGGACCGGGGGAAGATATATCGGAAGCGAAAGCAATGCAACAGGGGCTAATCGCCCAGGGAATTGAAGAAGCGCGCATCATGATGGAAGACAAATCTACAACAACTCACGAGAATATTGTTTTCTCAAAAGAACTCATTCCTGATACAGCAGCTTCAGGATTGATCGTAAGCAATGACTTTCATATCTACCGGGCAGTTGAAATAGCAAGAAAAGAAGGCTTGGACCTGAAGGGGATGCCGGCAAAAACACCAAAAGTGTCACTGTTGAAATCATATACCCGTGAATATCTTGCAATTACCAATTACTATTTAACAGAGTTGATTGGAAGGTAA
- the cspC gene encoding cold shock protein CspC translates to MEQGTVKWFNAEKGFGFIERENGDDVFVHFSAIQSEGFKSLDEGQKVTFDVEQGARGAQAANVQKA, encoded by the coding sequence ATGGAACAAGGTACAGTTAAATGGTTTAATGCAGAAAAAGGTTTTGGATTTATCGAACGTGAAAACGGAGACGACGTATTCGTACATTTCTCAGCTATCCAAAGCGAAGGCTTCAAATCTTTAGACGAAGGTCAAAAAGTAACTTTCGACGTTGAGCAAGGTGCTCGTGGAGCTCAAGCAGCTAACGTTCAAAAAGCTTAA
- a CDS encoding aminopeptidase, giving the protein MSDFQTNLEKYAELAVKVGVNIQQDQTLVVNTTLEGADLVRLIVKKAYENGARNVIVNWNDDIVSRTKYELAPDEVFQEYPKWRAEETIELAENGAAYLSVISSSPDLLKGVKPERIANFQKASGTALKKWRQYMQSDKVSWSIVAVPSEAWADKVFPEEAEEKRVDLLWEAIFKAVRVDVKDPVEAWKKHDDTLHEKVDYLNDKHYQKLHYTAPGTDLTIELPEKHLWVGAGSINVQGHEFMANMPTEEVFTVPLKTGVNGTVSSTKPLSYGGNIINNFSVTFKEGRIIEVKAEEGEEILKQLVETDEGSHYLGEVALVPFNSPISQSNVLFFNTLFDENASNHLAIGSSYAFCIEGGKNMSPEELAENGLNESLTHVDFMIGSEKMNIDGIKQDGTSEPVFRNGDWAF; this is encoded by the coding sequence ATGAGTGATTTTCAAACGAATTTAGAAAAATATGCAGAACTTGCCGTAAAAGTCGGTGTAAACATCCAACAAGATCAAACCCTGGTCGTAAACACAACATTAGAGGGTGCTGACCTTGTGCGTCTCATTGTAAAAAAGGCTTATGAGAACGGTGCGCGTAATGTCATCGTTAATTGGAATGACGATATCGTTTCACGTACCAAATATGAACTGGCTCCGGATGAAGTGTTCCAAGAGTATCCAAAGTGGCGAGCGGAAGAAACGATCGAACTTGCAGAAAACGGAGCTGCCTATCTATCCGTCATCTCCTCCAGCCCTGACTTATTAAAAGGTGTAAAGCCAGAAAGGATTGCCAACTTCCAAAAAGCATCCGGGACTGCACTGAAGAAGTGGCGTCAGTATATGCAATCCGATAAAGTAAGCTGGTCCATCGTTGCCGTCCCTTCAGAAGCTTGGGCTGATAAAGTATTCCCTGAAGAGGCAGAAGAAAAACGCGTTGATCTGCTATGGGAAGCCATTTTTAAAGCAGTTCGTGTTGATGTGAAGGACCCTGTGGAGGCCTGGAAAAAACACGATGATACCCTGCATGAAAAGGTTGATTATTTAAATGACAAGCATTACCAAAAATTGCATTACACGGCTCCTGGAACAGACCTGACAATCGAGTTACCCGAGAAACACCTATGGGTCGGAGCAGGAAGCATCAACGTACAGGGTCATGAATTCATGGCTAACATGCCTACCGAAGAAGTGTTTACGGTTCCATTGAAAACAGGTGTTAATGGAACGGTTTCCAGTACGAAACCCCTTAGTTACGGCGGCAACATCATTAATAATTTTTCCGTGACCTTTAAGGAAGGACGGATCATTGAAGTAAAAGCAGAGGAAGGGGAAGAAATCCTAAAACAATTGGTTGAAACGGATGAGGGTTCACACTATCTTGGTGAAGTGGCACTTGTTCCATTCAACTCACCGATTTCCCAATCGAATGTTTTATTCTTCAACACATTATTCGATGAAAATGCTTCAAACCATCTCGCTATCGGCAGCTCCTATGCTTTCTGTATTGAAGGCGGAAAAAACATGAGTCCAGAAGAGCTTGCAGAAAATGGACTGAATGAAAGCCTTACACATGTCGATTTCATGATTGGATCAGAGAAAATGAACATCGACGGCATCAAACAGGACGGCACTTCCGAACCTGTCTTCCGTAATGGGGATTGGGCGTTTTAA
- a CDS encoding aldehyde dehydrogenase family protein produces MTNLTLEVSGKLQKFLTGPKKLYINGQFVESASKKTFSTPNPATGQKLADVYEADKEDIDLAVKAARKAFDEGPWSRMSAASRSRLMYKLADLMEENKTELAQLETLDNGKPISETTNADIPLAIEHMRYFAGWSTKIVGQTIPVSGNYFNYTKHEAVGVVGQIIPWNFPLLMAMWKLGAALATGCTVVLKPAEQTPLSALYLAELLAEAGFPDGVVNIVPGFGETAGQALVDHPQVNKIAFTGSTEVGKLIMRSASYSLKRVTLELGGKSPNIILPDADFSKAIPGALNGVMFNQGQVCCAGSRVYIQKKHYDNVVADMASHAKNIKQGVGLDPSTQIGPLVSEEQQNRVMGYIEKGKNEGAEVLVGGNKPGEQGYFVSPTIFAGVEEDMTIAKEEIFGPVISAMPFEDLDDVINRANASEYGLAAGLWTSDIANAHYVAGKLRAGTVWVNCYNAFDAASPFGGYKQSGIGREMGSYALDNYSEVKSVWINLGK; encoded by the coding sequence ATGACAAATCTAACGTTAGAAGTAAGTGGAAAGCTGCAAAAATTTTTAACAGGACCAAAAAAGCTCTATATTAATGGTCAGTTTGTAGAAAGTGCTTCAAAAAAAACCTTCTCCACACCCAATCCTGCTACAGGACAAAAACTTGCCGATGTTTATGAAGCTGATAAAGAAGATATCGACTTAGCCGTCAAGGCTGCACGCAAAGCATTCGATGAGGGGCCTTGGTCTAGAATGAGTGCAGCTTCACGCAGTAGGCTAATGTATAAACTTGCCGATTTAATGGAAGAAAATAAAACCGAACTTGCTCAATTGGAAACGTTGGATAATGGTAAACCAATCAGTGAAACTACCAATGCCGACATTCCTTTAGCTATAGAACATATGAGATATTTTGCCGGCTGGTCCACCAAGATTGTCGGACAGACCATTCCAGTAAGCGGAAATTACTTTAACTACACAAAACACGAGGCGGTTGGTGTTGTCGGCCAAATCATCCCATGGAACTTTCCGCTTCTTATGGCAATGTGGAAACTGGGAGCGGCACTTGCTACAGGTTGTACGGTTGTATTAAAGCCTGCTGAACAAACTCCGCTTTCCGCGCTTTACCTGGCTGAATTATTGGCTGAAGCCGGTTTCCCTGATGGGGTCGTCAATATCGTTCCCGGTTTTGGTGAAACCGCTGGACAAGCACTTGTCGACCATCCGCAAGTAAATAAAATTGCATTTACCGGTTCGACCGAAGTTGGAAAACTGATCATGCGCTCCGCTTCATATTCATTGAAACGGGTCACATTGGAACTAGGAGGGAAATCGCCAAACATCATCCTGCCTGATGCGGATTTCTCAAAAGCCATCCCTGGTGCTTTGAATGGGGTCATGTTTAACCAAGGGCAGGTATGCTGTGCCGGTTCCAGGGTTTATATCCAAAAGAAGCATTATGATAACGTAGTTGCCGATATGGCAAGCCATGCAAAAAACATCAAACAAGGGGTAGGTTTAGATCCAAGTACACAAATTGGACCGCTTGTTTCCGAGGAGCAGCAAAATCGAGTAATGGGCTATATTGAAAAAGGGAAAAACGAGGGTGCGGAAGTACTTGTCGGCGGAAATAAACCGGGTGAACAAGGCTACTTTGTTTCTCCTACTATATTTGCTGGTGTCGAAGAGGATATGACGATAGCCAAAGAAGAGATTTTCGGTCCGGTCATATCGGCAATGCCATTCGAGGATTTAGATGATGTCATTAACCGTGCAAATGCAAGTGAGTATGGATTGGCTGCCGGCTTATGGACCAGCGATATAGCCAATGCCCATTATGTTGCAGGAAAACTCCGTGCAGGTACTGTATGGGTGAACTGTTATAACGCGTTCGACGCAGCTTCCCCTTTCGGCGGTTACAAACAATCCGGAATCGGACGTGAAATGGGATCCTATGCCCTGGACAACTATTCTGAAGTGAAAAGTGTCTGGATTAATTTGGGTAAGTGA
- a CDS encoding MFS transporter, which yields MGNDAKMISQRKILGVAGLGWMFDALDVGMLSFIIVALKQDWNLTSEQVGWIGSINSIGMAVGAVFFGAMADRVGRKNVFIITLLLFSIASGLSAAVSTLSLFLILRFLIGMGLGGELPVASTLVSESVEASKRGRVVVLLESFWAVGWILAALISYFIIPAYGWRVALLLSAVPALYALYLRLKLPDSPKYTELEKKQRPSVLTNMKSVWKKEYSRQTLVLWILWFCVVFSYYGMFLWLPSVMVLKGFSMIQSFEYVLIMTLAQLPGYFSAAWLIEKMGRKFVLITYLIGTAVSAFFFGSSEGLALLIVSGMFLSFFNLGAWGALYAYTPEQYPTAVRGTGAGLAAGIGRIGGVLGPLLVGYLVAADTPISSIFTIFTIAILVGAIAVAFGKETKNTVLT from the coding sequence ATGGGAAATGATGCGAAAATGATATCGCAACGTAAGATACTAGGCGTTGCGGGTCTCGGATGGATGTTCGATGCACTTGATGTCGGTATGCTTTCTTTCATCATTGTTGCTTTGAAACAGGACTGGAACTTAACCAGTGAGCAGGTTGGCTGGATTGGGAGCATAAACTCTATCGGAATGGCTGTAGGAGCCGTATTCTTTGGTGCGATGGCTGACAGGGTCGGACGGAAGAATGTCTTTATCATTACATTATTATTGTTTTCAATCGCAAGTGGCCTGTCTGCAGCAGTCAGTACACTCAGTTTGTTCTTGATATTGCGATTTTTGATTGGCATGGGACTTGGAGGAGAACTTCCGGTTGCCTCGACATTGGTTTCTGAAAGTGTTGAAGCAAGTAAAAGGGGAAGGGTTGTTGTCCTTCTTGAAAGTTTTTGGGCGGTTGGCTGGATTTTGGCAGCACTCATCTCCTATTTCATCATTCCGGCTTATGGTTGGCGCGTTGCATTGTTATTGAGCGCAGTTCCAGCTTTATATGCTCTGTATCTGCGCTTGAAACTGCCGGATTCACCGAAGTATACGGAACTAGAAAAAAAGCAGAGGCCATCTGTATTAACCAATATGAAAAGTGTCTGGAAAAAGGAATACTCCCGTCAGACCCTTGTATTGTGGATTCTATGGTTTTGCGTGGTCTTTTCTTATTATGGGATGTTTTTATGGCTGCCAAGTGTGATGGTCTTAAAAGGCTTCAGCATGATTCAAAGCTTTGAATATGTTTTGATCATGACGCTTGCACAGCTTCCGGGCTATTTTTCAGCTGCATGGCTGATAGAGAAGATGGGACGTAAATTCGTTTTGATCACATACTTAATTGGAACGGCCGTCAGTGCCTTTTTCTTTGGATCATCAGAGGGGCTGGCACTGCTGATAGTTTCCGGGATGTTTCTATCTTTCTTCAATCTGGGGGCGTGGGGTGCACTATATGCATATACACCTGAGCAGTATCCAACAGCAGTTCGTGGTACAGGTGCTGGGTTAGCTGCAGGAATCGGGAGGATTGGCGGTGTACTGGGTCCGTTGCTTGTAGGGTATTTAGTTGCAGCAGACACCCCTATATCCTCGATTTTTACCATTTTTACAATCGCTATACTAGTGGGTGCGATTGCCGTAGCTTTTGGGAAGGAAACAAAGAATACCGTTTTGACATGA
- the thiE gene encoding thiamine phosphate synthase — protein sequence MKKSQIDLSLYLVTKESIALEKLTEIIAESVSGGVSIVQLREKNNSSLSFYKKASALKQLLNELSIPLIINDRVDIALAVGADGIHIGQDDLPLTVVKQMVPEDMIVGVSVSTLEEAHEAERNGADYIGVGSVFPTKTKQDATLMAIGDLEEICRSVSIPAVAIGGITADNISALSDSGLSGTAVVSAIMNAESPKSASESLLKIIKDFT from the coding sequence ATGAAGAAGTCCCAAATTGATTTAAGCTTGTATTTAGTTACGAAAGAGTCCATAGCATTAGAAAAATTGACCGAAATCATTGCAGAATCGGTTTCAGGAGGAGTCTCAATCGTACAACTTAGGGAGAAAAACAATTCCTCCCTTTCCTTTTATAAAAAAGCTTCTGCATTGAAACAGTTATTGAACGAGCTGTCCATTCCCCTTATCATCAACGACCGGGTGGATATAGCACTTGCGGTTGGAGCGGACGGAATTCATATTGGGCAAGATGACCTTCCTCTGACTGTCGTCAAACAAATGGTTCCTGAAGATATGATTGTCGGTGTATCTGTCTCCACACTTGAAGAAGCTCACGAAGCCGAACGAAATGGAGCAGACTATATCGGAGTCGGTTCCGTTTTCCCTACAAAGACCAAACAAGATGCAACCCTGATGGCCATTGGGGATCTGGAGGAAATTTGCCGCAGCGTATCCATTCCCGCCGTAGCCATCGGGGGTATCACTGCAGATAACATATCCGCTCTTTCTGATAGCGGGCTATCAGGTACCGCTGTCGTATCGGCGATCATGAATGCAGAAAGTCCGAAGAGCGCCTCCGAATCACTTTTAAAAATCATAAAAGACTTTACTTAA
- the thiM gene encoding hydroxyethylthiazole kinase, with the protein MKVSAADLFVKVKERKPLIHQITNFVTVNDCANATLAIGGSPVMTSSPREVADMVKLADALVLNFGTIDDKALEAMEIAGKTANTMEIPVILDPVGVGATPYRTEQVKELLSKVTFQIIRGNASEILSLMGGDTVTRGVDSGELAISHAELAAQAANKLNSIVVVSGAKDAVSDGKHTSIIDNGNLLLTNVTGTGCMSTALIGTFSGVTDDFYSAAIAGISTMSISGELAAANLQKDEGTGTFRVRLIDAISRMDREIWMDEVKMNEEVPN; encoded by the coding sequence ATGAAGGTTTCTGCAGCCGATTTATTCGTGAAGGTAAAAGAAAGAAAACCACTCATTCACCAAATCACCAACTTTGTTACGGTCAACGACTGTGCAAATGCCACCCTTGCCATCGGTGGTTCACCAGTAATGACTTCGAGCCCAAGAGAAGTGGCGGATATGGTCAAATTAGCAGATGCATTGGTTTTGAATTTCGGTACGATCGATGATAAAGCCTTGGAAGCAATGGAGATTGCCGGTAAGACGGCAAATACCATGGAGATCCCGGTCATCTTGGACCCGGTGGGAGTTGGTGCCACCCCCTATCGTACAGAGCAGGTCAAAGAGCTCCTTAGTAAGGTTACTTTCCAAATCATTCGCGGGAATGCGAGTGAGATTCTTTCATTGATGGGCGGGGATACCGTTACACGCGGGGTGGATTCGGGGGAACTAGCGATTAGCCATGCAGAGCTGGCTGCACAAGCAGCTAATAAATTGAATAGCATCGTCGTGGTCAGCGGAGCAAAGGATGCAGTCAGCGATGGAAAACATACGTCCATCATCGACAATGGAAACCTCCTTTTAACTAATGTTACAGGTACCGGTTGCATGTCCACCGCTCTTATCGGCACTTTTTCCGGAGTCACCGACGATTTCTATTCTGCGGCAATTGCCGGAATCTCAACCATGAGCATTTCAGGGGAACTAGCTGCTGCAAACCTTCAAAAAGATGAAGGAACAGGAACGTTTCGTGTGCGATTAATCGATGCAATATCAAGAATGGATAGGGAAATCTGGATGGATGAGGTGAAAATGAATGAAGAAGTCCCAAATTGA
- the thiD gene encoding bifunctional hydroxymethylpyrimidine kinase/phosphomethylpyrimidine kinase: MKTALTIAGSDSGGGAGIQADLKTFSAHGVFGMSAITAVTAQNTMEVRSVQPIETAIISDQIAAIFEDITVDAVKIGMLGSKEIVETVAASLKTFLPAIVILDPVMISKSGHHLLDDKAVSALKMDLLPLATLVTPNVPEAEVLTGLSIRTEQDFYKACISIQEMGPKAVLLKGGHAAGNPNDLFYDGTDFQWIEGERIHTKNTHGTGCTLSSAITSNLANGLPLQESIEKAKTYISDAIRNSFSIGKGHGPVHHFHSFSKKERSELI; this comes from the coding sequence ATGAAAACAGCATTAACCATCGCAGGCTCTGATTCAGGGGGCGGGGCTGGAATCCAAGCGGATTTAAAAACATTTTCTGCACATGGTGTCTTTGGCATGTCTGCCATCACAGCCGTAACCGCACAAAATACAATGGAAGTCCGTTCAGTACAGCCAATTGAAACAGCTATCATATCAGATCAAATTGCAGCTATCTTTGAAGATATTACTGTCGACGCAGTAAAAATAGGCATGCTTGGATCAAAAGAAATCGTGGAAACTGTCGCTGCGTCCCTTAAAACCTTCTTGCCTGCCATCGTTATCCTTGACCCTGTCATGATTTCCAAAAGCGGTCATCATTTGCTCGACGATAAGGCTGTCTCTGCCTTAAAAATGGATTTGCTTCCGCTTGCAACACTTGTAACCCCTAATGTACCGGAAGCGGAAGTACTTACTGGTTTGTCGATTCGAACGGAACAAGATTTCTACAAAGCATGCATTTCAATACAAGAAATGGGTCCCAAAGCCGTTTTACTTAAAGGAGGCCATGCAGCTGGAAATCCAAATGATCTTTTTTATGATGGGACTGACTTCCAATGGATCGAGGGGGAGCGCATTCATACTAAGAACACTCATGGCACGGGCTGTACCCTATCATCCGCCATTACATCAAACCTGGCAAATGGGCTGCCATTGCAAGAGTCGATCGAAAAGGCCAAGACCTATATTTCTGACGCGATACGCAATAGCTTTTCAATCGGTAAAGGTCATGGACCTGTCCATCATTTTCATTCATTTTCAAAAAAAGAACGGAGTGAATTAATATGA
- the thiW gene encoding energy coupling factor transporter S component ThiW, with protein sequence MNPVKKLTLTAMITAITTLTSSFIFIPAGFAKVFPIQHLANVLTAVLLGPAYAVTQAFLVSIIRNMSGTGSIFAFPGSMIGALLAAILYRKTQSLKFACLGEVIGTGIIGSLACYPLALLLLGEKAALFGFLPAFMLSSFAGAILAFILLKILLKNTYMKGFFYENSINHRRL encoded by the coding sequence ATGAATCCTGTCAAGAAACTGACGTTGACTGCCATGATCACGGCAATTACGACGCTGACCAGTTCATTTATTTTCATTCCTGCAGGATTTGCAAAGGTCTTTCCTATTCAGCATCTGGCAAATGTCCTGACGGCTGTTCTATTGGGGCCAGCTTATGCAGTGACACAAGCTTTTTTAGTTTCCATCATTAGAAACATGTCTGGTACCGGTTCAATTTTCGCCTTTCCCGGTAGCATGATCGGTGCACTTTTGGCCGCAATCCTTTATCGAAAAACACAAAGCTTAAAATTCGCTTGTTTAGGGGAAGTGATCGGGACCGGCATTATCGGTTCCCTAGCCTGTTATCCACTTGCCCTCCTCCTATTGGGAGAAAAAGCTGCTCTTTTTGGTTTTTTACCGGCTTTTATGCTCAGTTCATTCGCTGGTGCGATTTTAGCTTTCATATTACTTAAAATACTTCTAAAAAATACTTATATGAAGGGGTTTTTTTATGAAAACAGCATTAACCATCGCAGGCTCTGA
- the tenA gene encoding thiaminase II: MENVKLETFSDRLHARSKEIWKRNHSHPFVQAIGNGTLPEKKFAYYLKQDYIYLMDYSKLFALGVIKAHNIETMAKFASILNETLQVEMDIHRHYASEFGITSKELEDTEPTPTTLAYTGYMLNAAQHGTLADLIACLLPCAWDYYEIGLLLKEQNGASLENNRYSDWIRSYSSPEFGEAHKWLIALLEELTEGMPEKELLRLEKHFLVTSRYEYLFWDMVHNEQDWPL; the protein is encoded by the coding sequence ATGGAGAATGTTAAATTAGAAACATTCAGTGATAGACTACATGCACGGTCAAAAGAGATTTGGAAAAGGAACCATTCACATCCCTTCGTCCAGGCAATTGGAAATGGTACGCTTCCTGAAAAGAAATTTGCCTATTACCTGAAGCAGGACTATATCTATCTCATGGATTATTCCAAGCTCTTTGCTTTAGGTGTAATCAAAGCTCATAACATCGAAACCATGGCAAAGTTTGCGAGTATTTTAAATGAAACCCTTCAAGTGGAAATGGATATTCATCGGCATTATGCTTCCGAATTCGGGATCACTTCCAAGGAATTGGAAGATACAGAACCTACTCCAACGACTCTAGCCTATACAGGCTACATGCTAAATGCAGCTCAGCATGGGACTTTGGCAGACTTGATCGCCTGTCTCCTGCCCTGCGCTTGGGATTATTATGAAATCGGTTTGCTACTAAAAGAACAAAATGGAGCATCATTGGAAAACAATCGCTACTCAGATTGGATAAGGTCCTATTCATCTCCTGAATTTGGGGAAGCACACAAATGGCTGATCGCTTTGTTGGAAGAGTTGACGGAAGGCATGCCAGAAAAGGAACTTCTTAGATTAGAAAAGCACTTTTTGGTTACTTCCCGATATGAATATTTATTCTGGGATATGGTTCATAATGAGCAAGATTGGCCGCTGTAG
- a CDS encoding Fur-regulated basic protein FbpA — translation MAELFKRIEQRKAKLIEELLANGVYKTSDERHLYDAPLKVLEDEYKIVINKPNTESPSEWMT, via the coding sequence ATGGCAGAATTATTTAAGAGGATCGAACAGAGGAAGGCAAAGCTTATTGAAGAGTTATTGGCCAATGGAGTATACAAAACCTCTGATGAAAGGCACCTTTATGATGCCCCATTAAAAGTACTTGAAGATGAATATAAGATTGTTATAAATAAACCAAATACCGAGTCACCTTCTGAATGGATGACATAG
- a CDS encoding aspartyl-phosphate phosphatase Spo0E family protein, which translates to MPCRKVTIEKIEEKRKEMINLAAIYGLSSLLTVQASQELDTLLNALTSKRECEHFYLQKAYRYF; encoded by the coding sequence ATGCCTTGCCGTAAGGTAACTATAGAAAAAATAGAAGAGAAAAGAAAAGAAATGATCAACTTGGCAGCAATTTACGGCTTATCAAGTCTGCTAACTGTTCAAGCAAGTCAAGAATTGGATACGCTATTAAATGCGTTAACAAGTAAAAGAGAGTGTGAACATTTTTACCTCCAGAAAGCATATAGGTATTTTTAA
- a CDS encoding GNAT family N-acetyltransferase translates to MEELIEFREAGLSDLPRIVEIYNSTIASRMVTADTEPVSVQSRVKWFEEHHSESRPLFIITIKGKTAGWMSFQSFYGRPAYNSTAEISIYIDDYFRGKGIGQISIQKAIEWSPKLGVKTLLGFIFAHNTPSLKLFSKFGFEEWAHLPQVAELDGIERDLLILGKRVDM, encoded by the coding sequence ATGGAAGAGCTCATAGAGTTTAGAGAGGCAGGACTATCCGATCTACCCAGAATTGTTGAAATATATAATTCAACAATTGCTTCAAGAATGGTCACGGCAGATACGGAGCCTGTATCCGTCCAATCGAGGGTTAAATGGTTTGAGGAACATCATTCAGAAAGTAGACCGCTATTTATCATTACTATAAAAGGGAAAACTGCTGGATGGATGAGCTTTCAATCCTTCTATGGCCGACCGGCATATAATTCCACTGCCGAAATCAGCATTTATATAGATGATTATTTCCGGGGAAAAGGAATCGGACAAATTTCGATTCAAAAGGCAATTGAATGGAGTCCAAAATTAGGTGTTAAGACTCTATTGGGTTTCATTTTCGCCCACAATACACCAAGCCTTAAGCTTTTTTCCAAATTCGGGTTTGAAGAATGGGCACATTTACCTCAAGTTGCCGAGTTGGATGGAATCGAGCGGGATTTGCTCATTCTTGGTAAACGTGTCGATATGTAA
- a CDS encoding GDSL-type esterase/lipase family protein: protein MKKLAGLLIIVLVICFAAYEFQASESEDVQRVMAFGDSLTYGKGDKDGEGYIEGLEDELNNPQSEQKVSFWNYGIKGQETDGVMKQLDDYRIKTKLDEADTFIVFIGTNDLINSNGGDLEKISDRKIIEGKQEYINHLKKITSTLIEANDKADILVVGLYNPIKDNQKLEKDIRDYNLSIKGIADKDKRMLFIPTNDLFEDKKKTEYFSDKLHPNEKGYQLIANRVLESYDFK from the coding sequence ATGAAAAAATTGGCAGGTTTATTGATTATAGTACTCGTTATATGTTTTGCTGCGTATGAATTTCAGGCCTCGGAGTCGGAAGATGTGCAAAGAGTGATGGCTTTTGGAGATTCATTAACCTATGGAAAAGGGGATAAGGATGGGGAAGGATATATAGAAGGCCTTGAGGATGAATTGAATAATCCGCAATCGGAACAAAAAGTGAGTTTTTGGAATTACGGTATAAAAGGCCAGGAAACGGATGGGGTGATGAAACAGCTTGATGATTACCGCATTAAAACGAAACTTGATGAAGCAGATACTTTCATCGTTTTTATTGGAACGAATGACTTGATCAATAGTAACGGAGGGGACTTGGAGAAAATAAGTGACCGAAAAATCATTGAGGGGAAACAGGAGTATATCAACCATCTCAAAAAGATTACATCAACCTTGATAGAGGCAAACGATAAGGCGGATATTCTGGTAGTAGGACTATATAACCCAATAAAAGACAATCAAAAACTTGAAAAGGACATTCGTGATTATAACCTGTCAATAAAGGGAATAGCGGATAAAGATAAAAGGATGTTATTCATTCCTACAAATGATCTTTTTGAAGATAAAAAGAAAACAGAGTATTTCAGTGATAAGTTACATCCGAATGAAAAAGGGTATCAGCTCATTGCGAACCGGGTTTTGGAAAGTTATGATTTCAAATGA